The DNA segment AAATGCAGGCTAAGCTTGTAGGAAATATTGCGTTGGTAGACAGACACGATAATTACACCAGTGTCCTTACCATCCTTCGCTGGATGACTACCGGAAAAAAGGAAAAATCCGGTATGCTTCCTGCAGCAGGAGTTTCAGATGAAGAGATTAACGGCGCCGGAAAATACGGCAGAATTATTGAAAAACATTTTTCCGCCAATACACTGGGAGCACTACAGCCGGATCTTGTAAAAAACGGAGCCGTAGAAATCCGTGCCTTCCTGGTGAGAGTAGAAAAAGTAGGCAATAAAATTTTCAAAGTATGGTCCGGCCTCATCATGAGGAAAAAAGAAAAGCGACCTTTGCTGATCAAATTCTTTAAGGTATATTTGATGGCCGCAATATGGATTGTATCACCCATAGTTCTGGTATTACATTTGCTTACAGCACCTATCTTTTGGTTTAAAAGAAAAAAACAAAGAGAATATTTACAAGGAATTAATATAAAATAGAATGAACGACGTATTTATTACAAAAGCTTCAACATACTTGCCGAATGAACCGGTTTCTAATGATGAAATGGAAACGTATCTTGGCTATATAAATGACAAACCGTCAAAAGCAAGAGCTTTAATTCTAAGAAACAACAAAATTACAACAAGGTATTACGCTTTAGACAAAGAAGGAAAACCTACCCACACCAATGCCCAGATTACCGCAAAAGCCGTAGAAGGTCTTTTTGATGAAAATTTTGGTAAACAGGATATCGAGTTGCTTTCTTGCGGAACTACTTCTGCAGATCAGATCCAGCCTTCTCATGCATCCATGGTTCACGGAGAGCTTAATCTCAATAAGTCAATCGAGATTAACACCTCAACAGGCCTTTGTAATTCTGGGATGAATGCCTTTAATTACGGTTTTCTTTCCGTAAAAGCAGGGGTTAAGGAAAATGCCGTTTGTGTAGGCTCGGAAAGATTTTCAGCATGGATGACTGCCGATAAATTCAATCATGAAGCAGAAAATTTAAAACTGCTTGAAGAAAGACCTATTATTGCATTCAAAAGAGAATTTTTAAGATGGATGCTTTCCGACGGTGCAGGTGCGCTGCTTCTTGAAAATAAACCAAGACCCAACCAAACTTCCCTGAAAGTAGAATTCATTGATTTTTATTCTTACGCCCACGAGATTGAAGCATGTATGTATGCCGGATGCGAAAAACAGGAAGACGGAAGCCTGAAATCTTGGGCAGATTATTCTTCGGACGAATGGCTGAAACAATCCATCTTTGCTCTTAAACAGGATACAAAAATTTTAGACCAGTATATTTTGGTAAAAGGTGCCGAAAGTTTAAGATCATCTTTCGATAAGCACAATCTTGACCCAAATACAATAGACCACGTACTGGCGCACATTTCGTCAGGATACTTTAAAGAAGGATTGAAAGAAGAATTTGCCAATGTAGGATTGGATTTTCCTTGGGAAAAATGGTTCTATAACCTTTCCGAAGTAGGAAATATTGGTGCCGGTTCTATTTTCATCGCTCTTGAAGAACTAATGAATTCAGGAAAATTGAAAAAAGGAGAAAAAGTACTTCTTTGCGTGCCGGAAAGTGGAAGATTTGCCTACTCTTGTGCCCTCTTAACTGTTTGCTAAATGGAAAACCGACTGCCTACATCCGATCAGAATTTTGTTGAAAACCTGATTCCTCAGCGGTTTCCTTTTGTAATGGTAAACAGCATCGCAGAATATTCGGAAAGTCATATTGTTTCAGGATTTATTCCGACGCAAGAAAACATTTTTATTCAGAACGGAATTTTCCAGGCTTCAGGATTGCTGGAACATCAGGCACAAAGTGTAGCGCTTCATACCGGCTATAAATTCTATCTTTCGGGAAAAGAAGCGCCTACCGGATATATCGGCGCTGTTAAATCGTTTGAGGTAAACAAGCTTCCGGAAACGGGAGATGAGTTAGTATCCGAAGTTTTCATTATTAA comes from the Chryseobacterium nepalense genome and includes:
- a CDS encoding dialkylrecorsinol condensing enzyme DarA, translated to MKKNILVIYYTQSGQLEDIVKNMAQPFEEKNLEYEVTYYNIQLKKDFPFPWSGDVFFNTFPESYLQIPSEILPPPEEVLNKKFDLVIFGYQVWYLTPSIPIISFLKSGFAENILKDTPVITVSGTRNMWMFSQEKLKVYLKQMQAKLVGNIALVDRHDNYTSVLTILRWMTTGKKEKSGMLPAAGVSDEEINGAGKYGRIIEKHFSANTLGALQPDLVKNGAVEIRAFLVRVEKVGNKIFKVWSGLIMRKKEKRPLLIKFFKVYLMAAIWIVSPIVLVLHLLTAPIFWFKRKKQREYLQGINIK
- a CDS encoding beta-ketoacyl-ACP synthase III, giving the protein MNDVFITKASTYLPNEPVSNDEMETYLGYINDKPSKARALILRNNKITTRYYALDKEGKPTHTNAQITAKAVEGLFDENFGKQDIELLSCGTTSADQIQPSHASMVHGELNLNKSIEINTSTGLCNSGMNAFNYGFLSVKAGVKENAVCVGSERFSAWMTADKFNHEAENLKLLEERPIIAFKREFLRWMLSDGAGALLLENKPRPNQTSLKVEFIDFYSYAHEIEACMYAGCEKQEDGSLKSWADYSSDEWLKQSIFALKQDTKILDQYILVKGAESLRSSFDKHNLDPNTIDHVLAHISSGYFKEGLKEEFANVGLDFPWEKWFYNLSEVGNIGAGSIFIALEELMNSGKLKKGEKVLLCVPESGRFAYSCALLTVC